The following are from one region of the Meleagris gallopavo isolate NT-WF06-2002-E0010 breed Aviagen turkey brand Nicholas breeding stock chromosome 21, Turkey_5.1, whole genome shotgun sequence genome:
- the XAF1 gene encoding XIAP-associated factor 1, whose translation MTEGTIFCKNCKRDVSAANFCLHEAHCLRFLTLCSECDEPVARKNMKDHQTEAHKQVRCNFCCQIIQQYQLEHHKTKECHKRTMKCKICELEMPFNKLQEHLNTCASRTERCWECNKYVMYKDQNKHKDTCQNSGLSYYKDVNFQTKGAYTNAKFIEPTDASDNIGLRCKKSFPDDQHSQHLNNCSAIHNLTEVLAGQSTSKLVSDSPSSSSSPAPFSCSMSATARKDVSPKGKKREHPLTSKTLLKPPKNKKMVGIHSSTKSKLSTSPQVLKDTQSYDMLVTCAHCNTPLPLPALQKHEVRSDALNSTYYMLEQRAVPTELLLIPRLPGVSLPVWDSIATCT comes from the exons atGACTGAAGGGACCATATTCTGCAAAAATTG CAAAAGAGATGTATCTGCTGCCAATTTCTGCCTCCATGAGGCCCACTGCTTGCGGTTTCTCACTCTCTGTTCAGAATGTGATGAACCAGTTGCCAGAAAGAATATGAAAGACCATCAAACAGAAGCACACAAGCAG GTCAGATGTAATTTTTGTTGCCAAATTATTCAGCAATACCAGCTGGAGCATCACAAG ACCAAGGAATGTCACAAACGAACAATGAAATGCAAAATCTGTGAGTTGGAAATGCCTTTCAACAAGCTGCAGGAACACCTGAACACCTGTGCCAGCAGAACAGAGCGGTGTTGGGAGTGTAACAAATATGTTATGTACAAAGAccagaacaaacacaaagataCTTGTCAGAACAGTGGTCTGTCCTATTACAAGGATGTGAACTTTCAAACCAAGGGAGCATATACTAATGCAAAATTTATTGAGCCCACTG ATGCCAGTGACAATATTGGTCTGAGGTGTAAGAAGTCATTCCCAGACGACCAGCACTCCCAACATCTG aatAATTGCAGTGCAATCCATAATCTGACTGAAGTTCTTGCTGGCCAGTCAACTTCAAAACTCGTCAGTGACTCACCATCGTCTTCTTCCTCTCCGGCTCCCTTTTCCTGCTCTATGAGTGCAACTGCACGGAAAGACGTCTCtcccaaagggaaaaaaagggagcaTCCATTGACCTCCAAAACCTTGCTCAAACCtccaaagaacaaaaagatggTTGGTATTCACTCTTCCACAAAAAGCAAACTTTCCACATCACCTCAAGTTCTTAAAGACACTCAGTCTTACGACATGCTGGTAACCTGTGCCCATTGCAACACTCCTCTGCCACTTCCAGCCCTTCAGAAACATGAGGTGAGAAGTGATGCACTGAACTCAACCTACTACATGCTTGAACAAAGAGCTGTACCCACAGAGTTGCTACTTATCCCCAGACTACCTGGGGTCTCATTGCCTGTTTGGGATTCCATAGCTACTTGTACATAG